One genomic region from Syntrophorhabdaceae bacterium encodes:
- a CDS encoding adenosine-specific kinase yields MEFKTININVPQGLNIIIGQSHFVKTVEDIYEILVGSSPHLKFGVAFSEASGPCLVRYEGNDEELMRLASETSFSLSCGHTFVIYLKDGFPINVLNALKSCQEVCHIICATANPLQVIVAEAEQGCGIIGVIDGSRPKGIEGEADKKARKELLRNFKYKL; encoded by the coding sequence ATGGAGTTTAAGACAATCAATATCAATGTCCCTCAAGGCCTAAACATAATCATCGGTCAATCCCATTTTGTAAAAACTGTAGAGGATATATATGAGATCCTTGTGGGCTCATCGCCTCATCTAAAATTCGGCGTTGCCTTCTCAGAGGCAAGCGGTCCATGTCTTGTCCGTTATGAGGGCAATGACGAGGAGTTAATGAGGCTTGCCAGCGAGACCTCTTTTTCTCTGTCCTGTGGCCATACATTTGTTATTTATTTAAAAGACGGATTTCCCATCAATGTGCTTAATGCCTTAAAGTCATGTCAGGAGGTATGCCATATAATATGTGCTACTGCCAATCCCCTTCAGGTTATAGTGGCAGAGGCAGAACAGGGCTGTGGTATCATAGGTGTTATAGATGGGTCAAGGCCTAAGGGAATAGAAGGCGAGGCAGACAAGAAGGCAAGAAAGGAGCTTTTGAGGAATTTTAAATATAAGTTATGA
- a CDS encoding ATP-binding protein, whose product MEILGEVKKPAVIESLIPLMGFVENHIGFMNFKDEQCKDICLAVEEALKNTLYHGNFTGDTEITITFRLDNLGRFQIVISDHGAPFNMLLADVLPEEYGHVKGDKPSISTKVMKRVIKDIEYKRIENKNVLTFTVPRL is encoded by the coding sequence ATGGAGATATTGGGAGAGGTAAAAAAACCTGCTGTCATTGAGTCTTTAATACCACTTATGGGTTTTGTGGAAAATCACATAGGTTTCATGAATTTTAAGGATGAACAATGTAAGGACATATGTCTTGCAGTGGAGGAGGCACTGAAGAATACCCTCTATCATGGAAATTTTACAGGGGATACAGAAATTACCATAACCTTCAGGCTCGATAACCTGGGAAGATTTCAAATAGTTATATCAGATCATGGGGCACCTTTTAATATGCTCCTTGCCGATGTCCTCCCTGAAGAATATGGCCATGTTAAAGGTGATAAGCCTTCTATTTCAACAAAGGTCATGAAGAGGGTGATTAAGGATATAGAGTATAAAAGGATTGAAAACAAAAATGTCCTCACCTTTACAGTGCCGAGATTATAG
- a CDS encoding carbon monoxide dehydrogenase subunit G, producing the protein MIIEGGFTLNAPIDKLFDFLLKPDTIMTCLPGAESVRLIDDTTYECVVKQKVGPISAKLKFINKLTKVERPNHIEIEGEGEDVTKLGHFKQKSIVDLKETPEGVEVTYKTDVSIVGKLAMFGDRIMRAKAKDTEKEFTKNLREKLKTLA; encoded by the coding sequence ATGATTATAGAGGGTGGTTTTACATTGAATGCACCGATTGACAAGTTATTTGATTTCCTGCTGAAACCGGATACCATAATGACATGTCTTCCTGGAGCTGAATCTGTCAGGCTTATTGATGATACAACCTATGAATGTGTAGTTAAACAGAAGGTTGGTCCTATATCGGCAAAACTGAAATTCATAAACAAACTAACCAAGGTAGAAAGACCCAATCATATAGAGATAGAGGGCGAAGGTGAAGATGTAACAAAGCTTGGTCATTTTAAGCAGAAAAGTATAGTTGACCTGAAGGAGACCCCAGAAGGTGTTGAGGTAACATATAAAACAGATGTAAGTATCGTGGGAAAGCTTGCCATGTTCGGTGATAGGATTATGAGGGCAAAGGCAAAAGATACAGAGAAGGAATTTACAAAGAATCTCAGGGAAAAACTAAAGACATTGGCATAG
- a CDS encoding STAS domain-containing protein → MELNSKTEGGLTIVALKGRVDAVTAPEFEKKMIEAIEKGDRKILLNMAGLEYISSAGLRSILTIAKRLKAENGEIFFAELKGAVEEVFKISGFNSIFKVFESEKTALENI, encoded by the coding sequence ATGGAATTGAATTCTAAAACAGAGGGAGGGCTCACTATAGTAGCTCTAAAAGGTAGGGTTGATGCAGTTACAGCACCTGAATTTGAAAAAAAGATGATCGAGGCCATAGAAAAGGGGGATAGAAAGATACTTTTGAATATGGCTGGCCTTGAGTATATAAGCAGTGCAGGTTTGAGAAGCATCCTTACCATAGCCAAGAGGCTTAAGGCTGAAAATGGTGAGATCTTCTTTGCTGAACTCAAGGGTGCTGTAGAGGAGGTTTTTAAGATCTCAGGTTTTAATTCCATATTCAAGGTATTTGAATCAGAGAAGACTGCCCTCGAAAACATATAG
- a CDS encoding PEP-utilizing enzyme, giving the protein MTNFTTQNTAEDIRYDETSSELDIKRLNGFSASEGIANGHCIVVKDYKALHNLKEGAIIVCESATPDFIPYMPFIKGLATEKGGTMTTAAWHARRNGIPTVTGVAGIMDSVKDGDIICIYGSKGVVEIIK; this is encoded by the coding sequence ATGACAAACTTTACAACACAAAACACAGCCGAGGATATAAGGTATGATGAGACTTCTTCTGAGCTTGATATAAAAAGGCTAAATGGTTTTTCTGCATCTGAAGGAATTGCTAACGGCCATTGCATAGTTGTGAAAGATTATAAGGCTCTACACAATCTTAAAGAAGGTGCCATTATAGTGTGCGAGTCAGCAACACCGGATTTTATACCATATATGCCTTTTATAAAGGGCCTGGCTACAGAAAAAGGCGGCACAATGACGACTGCTGCATGGCATGCAAGGAGAAACGGTATTCCTACAGTCACAGGAGTGGCAGGTATAATGGATAGCGTAAAAGATGGTGATATAATCTGCATATATGGCTCAAAAGGGGTCGTAGAGATAATAAAATAG
- a CDS encoding radical SAM protein — protein MNDWLTILEKCELCPRRCGINRINGKKGYCRVADKPIVSYYGKHFGEEPPISGSRGSGNIFFSSCNMKCIYCQNYQISHTLTGKEVSIDELVDIFLELERKGCHNINLVSPTPYIPMILSAIDMARKKGLNLPFVYNTNAYENVETIELLAGYIDIFLPDFKYWNKNIARRLSDAEDYPDHAASAIMAMKRQVGDLSIKDGIAEKGILIRHLVLPNNLSGSINILEWVLNNLGNKTFLSLMSQYHPLHRAYEYPMINRRIKEKEYDELINFLLNNGFENVFIQDFESASTLIPDFRLEKPFVI, from the coding sequence ATGAATGATTGGCTTACGATTCTTGAAAAATGCGAGCTCTGTCCCAGGAGATGCGGTATAAATAGGATAAATGGGAAAAAGGGTTACTGTAGGGTGGCAGATAAACCTATAGTCTCTTATTATGGAAAGCATTTTGGAGAAGAACCACCAATTTCCGGCAGCAGGGGCTCAGGTAATATTTTTTTCTCATCCTGTAATATGAAATGTATTTATTGCCAGAACTATCAGATAAGCCATACCCTCACAGGCAAAGAAGTGTCTATAGATGAATTGGTAGATATATTCCTTGAGCTTGAAAGAAAAGGTTGTCACAACATAAACCTTGTGAGCCCAACCCCTTATATCCCCATGATACTCTCTGCCATAGATATGGCAAGAAAAAAAGGATTGAATCTGCCATTTGTTTATAATACCAATGCTTATGAAAACGTCGAGACCATAGAACTCCTTGCCGGTTATATAGATATATTCCTACCTGATTTTAAATACTGGAATAAAAATATAGCCAGGCGACTGTCTGACGCAGAAGACTATCCAGACCATGCAGCATCTGCAATAATGGCCATGAAGAGACAGGTAGGCGATCTCTCCATTAAAGACGGTATTGCGGAAAAGGGGATTCTCATAAGGCATCTTGTTTTACCTAATAACCTATCAGGTTCAATAAATATCCTTGAATGGGTCTTAAATAATTTAGGGAACAAGACTTTTCTAAGCCTCATGTCCCAATATCATCCTTTACATAGGGCATATGAATATCCTATGATTAATAGAAGGATAAAAGAAAAAGAGTATGATGAATTGATTAATTTTCTTCTGAATAACGGGTTTGAAAATGTTTTTATACAGGATTTTGAAAGCGCTTCCACTCTCATACCTGATTTTAGACTTGAAAAGCCATTTGTGATTTAA
- a CDS encoding ATP-binding protein: MAGLRLPAKLENLSRFITFVGNSAKASGFNGLRLREIELCTEEAIVNIINYAYSGEDGHVEITCRDEGERGFVIEIMDWGKPFDIKSIPIPEINTDVLERKIGGLGIFFINELMDEVKYSREEDKNILTLVVYKQ; encoded by the coding sequence ATGGCGGGTCTTAGGCTTCCTGCAAAACTTGAAAATCTAAGTAGGTTTATAACCTTTGTGGGGAATTCGGCAAAAGCATCAGGGTTTAATGGACTAAGACTTAGGGAGATAGAGCTCTGCACAGAAGAAGCGATTGTGAATATCATCAATTATGCCTATTCTGGAGAAGATGGTCATGTGGAGATAACATGCAGAGATGAAGGTGAGAGGGGTTTTGTGATAGAGATAATGGACTGGGGGAAGCCTTTTGACATAAAGTCCATACCTATCCCGGAAATCAATACCGACGTTTTAGAAAGGAAAATAGGGGGTCTTGGCATTTTTTTTATCAATGAATTAATGGATGAGGTAAAATATAGCCGTGAGGAGGATAAAAATATCCTAACCCTTGTTGTATATAAACAATAG
- the thiL gene encoding thiamine-phosphate kinase has translation MEIGENSLVKLLKRYEIGSSSVLRGIGDDGAVVNLTEGQYVFVQDGLVEHIHFEFSFIKPYYVGKKAIYVNVSDILSMGALPLFFLVTIGVPEKMSKYDILGLYRGMIAAAKEFNVIMLGGDTVSVGSDFFIDISMTGKLVVKEYLGRDKAKKGDMIGVTGYLGESAYGLHVLKQGKDTNTRGFKRYINRYINPKPPFDLWNELIKSGITNGMMDISDGIVMDLERMMDESKKSAMIFMERLPIPKILKDESKEELALSGGEDYQFLFTFPKDKFSVIENIKRKGYHVSVIGEVGDGKGVKVFRKGKEIKVIKKGYEHFRDKG, from the coding sequence ATGGAGATAGGTGAAAATAGCCTTGTTAAACTGCTTAAAAGATATGAAATAGGTTCATCTTCTGTCTTAAGGGGTATAGGTGATGACGGTGCAGTTGTCAATCTAACTGAAGGTCAATACGTCTTTGTTCAGGATGGCCTTGTTGAGCATATACACTTTGAGTTTTCATTTATTAAGCCTTATTATGTGGGTAAAAAGGCAATATATGTTAATGTGTCTGATATCCTTTCCATGGGAGCTTTACCTCTTTTTTTTCTTGTCACAATCGGTGTTCCAGAGAAAATGTCAAAATATGATATCCTTGGGCTATATAGGGGTATGATTGCTGCAGCAAAAGAATTCAATGTTATTATGCTTGGTGGTGACACTGTCTCCGTAGGTTCAGACTTTTTTATAGATATATCTATGACAGGAAAACTGGTAGTCAAAGAATACTTGGGAAGAGATAAAGCTAAAAAGGGTGATATGATAGGTGTTACAGGTTATCTGGGTGAGAGTGCATATGGACTCCATGTGCTTAAACAGGGGAAAGATACAAATACAAGAGGTTTTAAAAGATACATAAACAGGTATATAAACCCAAAGCCTCCTTTTGATTTGTGGAATGAGCTTATTAAAAGTGGTATAACTAATGGAATGATGGATATAAGTGATGGCATTGTTATGGATCTGGAGAGGATGATGGATGAAAGCAAAAAATCTGCAATGATTTTTATGGAAAGACTCCCAATTCCCAAGATACTTAAAGATGAATCAAAGGAAGAACTGGCGTTATCTGGCGGAGAGGACTATCAATTTCTGTTCACGTTTCCTAAGGATAAATTCTCTGTCATTGAAAATATAAAAAGAAAAGGTTATCATGTGTCTGTGATAGGAGAAGTTGGAGATGGTAAGGGTGTAAAGGTATTTAGAAAAGGAAAAGAGATAAAGGTCATAAAAAAGGGATACGAACATTTCAGGGATAAAGGATGA
- a CDS encoding CBS domain-containing protein, which translates to MLVRDIMTHDVITITEDTYVLDAEKIMDSHKIGRLPIVDNGRLVGIVTKDDVLKASPSSATSYNQRQLFYLMSKLTVKEIMKKKVITVTPDTTIEKAVNIAQKHRIGSLPVVEDDRVVGILTTNDVFYKILNPLLGIGETGKRILISGAGTCEGFHKVIDLVMKAGLKVKTFWIPKEPNKKDLILHLDTEDTSSIMADIEKAGFKVDLRDSSI; encoded by the coding sequence ATGCTGGTTAGAGATATAATGACACATGATGTAATTACGATAACAGAGGATACATATGTCCTTGATGCAGAGAAGATTATGGATTCCCATAAAATTGGCAGGCTACCCATTGTGGATAACGGAAGGCTTGTGGGGATAGTAACAAAGGATGATGTGCTCAAGGCAAGCCCTTCTTCAGCCACTTCTTACAACCAGAGGCAACTCTTCTATCTCATGTCAAAGCTCACCGTTAAAGAGATAATGAAGAAAAAGGTTATAACGGTTACGCCTGATACAACTATCGAAAAGGCTGTCAACATTGCCCAGAAACATAGAATAGGTAGTCTACCGGTTGTAGAAGATGACAGGGTTGTTGGGATCCTCACAACAAACGATGTCTTTTATAAAATCCTTAACCCGCTCCTCGGTATTGGAGAGACAGGAAAGAGAATATTGATATCTGGTGCTGGGACATGCGAGGGTTTTCATAAGGTCATCGACCTTGTTATGAAGGCAGGCTTAAAGGTCAAGACATTCTGGATACCCAAGGAACCTAACAAAAAGGACCTAATACTGCATCTCGACACAGAGGATACATCATCCATAATGGCAGACATAGAGAAGGCTGGTTTCAAGGTAGATTTAAGGGATTCTTCTATTTAG
- a CDS encoding LysR family transcriptional regulator, with the protein MNQLRAFYTAAKLNSISKAAQELMVTPPAITMQIKQLEEAVGFRLLIRDGNTIRLTDTGMSVFKRADKIFQEIHDMEGFLEDLSTGRSGELRIGCPEVPLKRIMPVISRFKEIYPGIRVILDQGSNADMLKSIINFRNELAVIRFNPGNKKLKTKVIWRDEVVLIASPNSVHIHGSEISVMQLANTPLILRREGSAVREVVFEYLKRFKVSPQIVMESASITLFKEFVKQDNGVGFLEKDAVEDDIKKNTLKAVKILEGSPTIVFGVGYRKRRDLSPPAWSFLRLLDKSEDILSKSK; encoded by the coding sequence ATGAATCAATTGAGGGCATTTTATACTGCAGCAAAATTGAATAGTATATCAAAGGCTGCTCAGGAACTAATGGTTACCCCTCCAGCTATTACCATGCAGATCAAACAGCTTGAAGAGGCAGTAGGTTTTCGCCTTCTTATCAGGGATGGGAATACCATACGTTTAACTGACACAGGCATGAGCGTATTTAAAAGGGCAGATAAGATATTTCAGGAGATTCATGATATGGAAGGTTTTCTTGAAGATCTATCTACTGGCAGGTCAGGTGAATTACGCATAGGATGCCCTGAGGTCCCCCTGAAACGTATCATGCCGGTCATTTCCAGGTTTAAAGAAATATATCCTGGTATAAGGGTAATACTTGATCAGGGTTCTAATGCCGATATGTTAAAGAGCATAATAAATTTTCGTAATGAACTGGCAGTGATAAGATTTAACCCTGGAAACAAGAAGCTGAAGACAAAGGTGATTTGGAGAGATGAGGTGGTTCTTATTGCCTCACCAAATAGCGTCCATATACATGGTAGTGAGATATCGGTTATGCAGTTGGCAAATACCCCTTTGATCTTGAGGAGAGAGGGTTCTGCAGTAAGAGAGGTAGTATTTGAATATCTTAAGAGGTTTAAGGTGAGCCCTCAGATCGTTATGGAATCGGCAAGTATAACCCTATTTAAGGAGTTTGTTAAGCAGGATAATGGAGTTGGTTTTTTGGAAAAGGACGCAGTAGAAGATGATATCAAAAAAAATACACTTAAGGCAGTAAAAATCTTAGAGGGTTCCCCTACAATAGTGTTTGGTGTAGGTTATAGGAAAAGAAGAGACCTCTCCCCACCTGCCTGGTCATTCTTGAGACTTCTTGATAAATCAGAAGATATACTTTCTAAATCCAAATAA
- the zupT gene encoding zinc transporter ZupT, whose translation MWESNVIVAFFLTILAGLSTGIGSALSFFTKRTNTGLLSFSLGFSAGVMIYVSFVELFFKARETLITEMGKTEGNFAVAAAFFSGIFFIGIIDRMVPSFENPHEIRLVEDMSIKAKDKRDEKLLRMGVLSALAIGIHNFPEGIATFVAGLSDITLGISIAIAVAIHNIPEGIAVSIPIFYATGNKKRAFWFSFMSGLAEPFGALIGLVILMRFFNNLVFGLLFSFIAGIMVFVALDELLPSAHEFGEHHLCIYGLVLGMAVMAISLCMLT comes from the coding sequence ATGTGGGAATCAAATGTCATTGTTGCATTTTTTCTCACCATTCTGGCAGGCTTATCCACAGGGATAGGCAGTGCCCTGTCGTTTTTTACAAAGAGAACCAATACAGGTCTTTTGTCGTTCTCCCTGGGTTTTTCAGCCGGTGTTATGATCTATGTATCCTTCGTGGAACTTTTTTTCAAGGCACGGGAAACGCTTATAACAGAGATGGGTAAAACAGAGGGTAATTTTGCCGTGGCAGCAGCATTTTTCTCTGGGATATTTTTCATAGGTATAATAGACAGGATGGTTCCATCATTTGAAAACCCCCATGAAATCCGTTTGGTTGAGGATATGTCCATAAAGGCAAAAGACAAAAGAGATGAAAAACTCCTCAGGATGGGTGTTTTATCTGCCCTTGCCATAGGCATCCACAATTTCCCAGAGGGTATAGCAACCTTTGTAGCAGGACTTAGCGATATAACCCTCGGTATATCAATCGCAATAGCCGTAGCCATACATAATATACCCGAGGGCATTGCAGTGAGTATTCCCATATTCTATGCCACAGGGAATAAAAAAAGGGCGTTCTGGTTTTCATTTATGTCAGGGCTGGCAGAGCCTTTTGGCGCTTTGATAGGTCTTGTGATATTGATGAGATTCTTTAATAACCTTGTGTTCGGTCTCCTTTTTTCCTTTATAGCAGGGATTATGGTATTTGTTGCCCTTGATGAGCTTTTGCCTTCTGCCCATGAATTCGGCGAGCATCATCTGTGTATATATGGACTTGTCCTTGGTATGGCTGTCATGGCCATAAGCCTTTGTATGCTTACATGA
- a CDS encoding xanthine dehydrogenase family protein molybdopterin-binding subunit, giving the protein MSTEIKELKYSTFKTNIKYSVINTKVHNVDGIAKVTGRAQYTFDIKLPGMLYGKILRSPHPHAKIIKIDTSKAMELPGVKAVVTGKDTLGIKQGIWRRYEELCDEQILPLEKVRYIGEPVAAVAAITEEIAEAALDLIEVEYEVLPAVYEPLDAIKKDAPVIHEGVERNVNVTRHIEWGDVDAEFAEAEKNGAYIREDWFRCSGQHHMCMETRAAVSSYTPDGKLTVWASTQSAYYTQALLAGVLGMREGDVRVISTYVGGGFGGKFELDAAMFCSAVLSKKLCKPVKIVFTREEDFIASKRRTPMFYYVRTAMSRDGMLLARESRMFSNGGAYTGMGATALYLSGFFHSFPYKWKAYRYDGYRVYTNTMPSTSMRGFGAPQAMFCSEQQIEWMCADLGLDPYEVRRKNAHTECYEVPGQAFIQSCGMRECIDKIEEWAKSKGDLGPNRAIGISSCGFMSGGIFNWFDTPYSFSSAVVTINIDGTVELYVGCQDIGQGSNTTMAIIAAETLGVKIEDIKVHSGDTDHCPADLGAWGSRQTLMGGNAVKMACEDAKRQLLEFAYAEMGLNIVYDLDIKDRWVHVIARPERGMKYEELVKKAIRAKDGQRIVGRGYYTPHRKGMISPAYSYMMQAVDAEVDPETGKIKVHEIMTAHDCGQPINPLGLVGQLEGAASMALGYAYLEDLPTDEGKLLNPNLVDYKVIRAPEMPKTGMIDIETYEAEGPYGAKEAGEGLTNPTAAALGNAIFHAMGIQMKELPLTPERILKALKEKKEKEANK; this is encoded by the coding sequence ATGAGCACAGAGATAAAAGAGTTAAAATATTCAACCTTTAAGACCAATATTAAATACTCTGTTATAAATACAAAGGTTCACAATGTAGACGGTATTGCAAAGGTAACCGGCAGGGCACAGTACACATTTGATATAAAACTACCAGGAATGCTCTATGGCAAGATATTAAGGAGTCCACATCCCCATGCAAAGATAATAAAAATTGATACAAGCAAGGCAATGGAACTTCCTGGTGTCAAGGCTGTTGTTACCGGCAAGGACACGCTTGGCATTAAACAGGGTATCTGGAGAAGATATGAGGAACTCTGTGATGAGCAGATACTTCCTTTGGAGAAGGTGAGATATATAGGTGAGCCAGTAGCAGCAGTGGCAGCAATTACAGAAGAGATAGCTGAGGCAGCCCTCGATCTTATAGAAGTGGAATATGAGGTCCTTCCAGCGGTTTATGAACCCCTCGATGCCATCAAGAAAGATGCACCGGTCATCCATGAAGGCGTTGAAAGAAATGTGAATGTTACAAGGCATATAGAGTGGGGTGATGTGGATGCGGAATTTGCCGAAGCAGAGAAAAACGGAGCCTATATAAGAGAAGACTGGTTCCGCTGCTCTGGCCAGCATCATATGTGTATGGAGACAAGGGCAGCAGTCTCAAGCTATACACCAGATGGAAAGCTGACGGTTTGGGCATCAACTCAGTCTGCATATTATACACAGGCACTTCTCGCAGGGGTCCTCGGTATGAGAGAAGGTGATGTGAGGGTTATTTCCACATATGTAGGTGGTGGTTTTGGCGGTAAATTTGAACTGGATGCAGCTATGTTCTGTAGTGCAGTGCTTTCAAAGAAACTATGTAAACCTGTAAAGATAGTATTTACCCGGGAAGAGGATTTTATTGCATCCAAGAGAAGAACACCCATGTTTTATTATGTGAGAACTGCCATGTCAAGAGACGGAATGCTTCTGGCAAGGGAATCACGTATGTTCAGTAACGGAGGGGCTTACACCGGGATGGGTGCTACAGCACTATATCTTTCTGGGTTCTTCCATTCATTCCCTTATAAATGGAAGGCATATCGCTATGATGGCTATAGGGTATACACAAATACCATGCCGTCTACCTCTATGCGTGGTTTTGGTGCACCTCAGGCAATGTTCTGTTCAGAACAACAGATAGAGTGGATGTGTGCTGATTTAGGCCTTGACCCTTATGAAGTAAGGAGAAAAAACGCACATACAGAGTGTTATGAGGTTCCAGGACAGGCATTTATTCAGAGTTGCGGTATGAGAGAGTGTATAGATAAAATAGAAGAATGGGCAAAGTCAAAGGGTGACCTTGGACCGAATAGAGCCATAGGTATATCCTCATGTGGCTTTATGTCTGGTGGTATATTTAACTGGTTTGACACACCGTACTCATTCTCATCGGCAGTAGTTACAATAAATATTGACGGCACAGTAGAACTTTATGTGGGATGTCAAGATATAGGACAGGGTTCAAACACCACAATGGCAATCATTGCCGCTGAGACACTTGGTGTCAAGATAGAAGACATTAAGGTCCACTCTGGTGATACAGATCACTGCCCAGCAGACTTAGGTGCATGGGGATCTCGTCAGACACTGATGGGAGGAAATGCCGTTAAGATGGCATGTGAGGACGCAAAAAGACAGCTTCTTGAATTCGCCTATGCTGAGATGGGATTAAATATAGTATATGATCTTGATATCAAAGACAGATGGGTTCATGTAATTGCCCGTCCTGAAAGAGGTATGAAATATGAAGAACTTGTCAAAAAGGCAATAAGGGCAAAGGATGGCCAGAGAATTGTAGGTCGTGGGTATTATACGCCTCATAGAAAAGGTATGATATCACCTGCATATAGTTATATGATGCAGGCAGTGGATGCAGAAGTCGACCCTGAAACAGGTAAGATAAAAGTCCATGAGATTATGACAGCCCATGACTGCGGACAGCCCATAAATCCCCTTGGACTGGTTGGACAGCTTGAGGGCGCAGCTTCCATGGCACTCGGTTATGCATATCTTGAAGATCTTCCTACAGATGAAGGAAAACTCCTCAATCCTAACCTTGTAGACTATAAGGTAATCAGGGCACCTGAGATGCCAAAGACAGGTATGATTGATATAGAGACCTATGAAGCAGAAGGACCATACGGAGCAAAAGAGGCAGGCGAAGGTCTTACCAATCCAACAGCAGCAGCTCTTGGAAATGCCATATTCCATGCCATGGGTATCCAGATGAAAGAACTTCCCTTGACACCTGAGAGGATATTAAAGGCACTTAAAGAGAAGAAAGAGAAGGAAGCAAATAAGTAA
- a CDS encoding (2Fe-2S)-binding protein codes for MEKRALKLSVNGEEYEVFINPKTLLVEVIRDHLGFTGTKRGCETVSCGACTVLVNGASVKSCSILAVQVEGMEITTVEGLEKDGQLSPIQKAFLDNGSFQCGFCTPGMLMSATAFLNENKGREVTEHEIREGIEGNICRCTGYNSIIRAIDAVAKGTYKEE; via the coding sequence ATGGAAAAGAGAGCTTTGAAATTATCCGTAAACGGTGAGGAATATGAGGTTTTTATTAATCCCAAGACACTCCTTGTAGAGGTTATAAGGGACCACCTGGGTTTTACAGGGACAAAAAGGGGTTGTGAAACAGTCTCCTGTGGTGCATGTACTGTCCTTGTAAACGGCGCATCAGTGAAATCATGTTCAATCCTTGCAGTCCAAGTAGAAGGTATGGAGATTACAACTGTTGAAGGTCTTGAGAAAGATGGACAATTGAGCCCTATTCAAAAGGCGTTCCTGGACAATGGTTCTTTTCAGTGTGGTTTCTGTACCCCTGGTATGCTCATGTCTGCCACAGCATTCCTTAATGAAAATAAAGGTAGAGAAGTTACAGAGCATGAGATACGCGAGGGCATAGAAGGTAATATCTGCCGTTGCACAGGTTACAACAGTATCATCAGGGCAATAGATGCAGTTGCAAAAGGGACATATAAGGAGGAGTAA
- a CDS encoding xanthine dehydrogenase family protein subunit M yields the protein MIHDFNYLKPGSVKEAFEMYAEHDDCKVICGGQSLLIVMRQGMVAPEYLLDIKGLDELRYIKFDVKDGLRIGATTTHREIEKSQIIKEKYPVLALMETKLASIQTRNWGTIGGNLAHADPAGDPAPVLIALNANIKIGGKNGERTMALEDFFKDYFETALEKGELVLEVHVPIPQPKTATAYQKFNLLDSDMGIVAVAASITLNNDDTCKDARIVLGNAAPTPKRMKNAEQLLIGKKFDENLFAEAGKISYDESEPVADIHASEAHRRHLLGVLTKRMIKKAWEQARTVA from the coding sequence ATGATACACGATTTTAATTATCTCAAGCCAGGCTCGGTAAAAGAGGCATTTGAGATGTATGCCGAGCACGATGATTGCAAGGTAATATGCGGCGGACAGTCTCTTTTAATTGTTATGAGACAGGGAATGGTGGCACCAGAGTATCTCCTCGATATCAAAGGTTTAGACGAGCTTAGATACATAAAGTTTGATGTCAAAGATGGTTTAAGAATCGGTGCTACAACAACACACAGGGAAATAGAAAAGTCCCAGATCATTAAAGAAAAATATCCTGTCCTTGCATTGATGGAGACAAAACTTGCATCTATTCAGACAAGAAACTGGGGGACTATTGGAGGTAACCTTGCCCATGCAGATCCCGCAGGTGACCCAGCACCTGTCTTAATTGCATTAAATGCCAACATAAAAATAGGCGGTAAGAATGGCGAAAGGACTATGGCACTTGAAGATTTCTTCAAGGATTATTTTGAAACTGCATTGGAGAAAGGTGAACTGGTTCTCGAAGTCCATGTCCCTATTCCACAGCCAAAGACAGCAACGGCCTATCAGAAATTTAATCTTCTTGACAGTGATATGGGAATTGTAGCAGTTGCAGCTTCTATTACACTAAACAATGATGATACATGCAAGGATGCCAGGATTGTCCTTGGTAATGCTGCTCCTACACCCAAGAGAATGAAAAACGCAGAACAATTATTGATAGGTAAAAAGTTTGATGAAAATCTCTTTGCTGAGGCTGGAAAGATATCATATGATGAATCAGAGCCTGTTGCTGATATACACGCGTCAGAAGCACATAGGCGTCATCTCCTTGGTGTCCTGACAAAGAGAATGATTAAAAAGGCCTGGGAACAAGCCAGGACAGTAGCTTGA